TGGGGTGGTATTGCTAACCGTCATCCAAAAATCCGGAAATCCAGAAATGGCAGGACTCAACCAATTTATCTTCGGAAATGCGATTGCCATACTTGAGGAAGACCTTTATCTGTATGGAGGCCTGGCGATTTTGATCATTATCACACTCAGCCTTTTTCGCAAGGAATTTAATATGCTCGTATTCAATCCTGATTTTGGATCGGCTCTGGGCTACCCCATGACCAGCATTCGTCTAGTATTCAATGTACTGATGATACTTTCCGTAGTAATCGGAATTCAGGCAATCGGCGTGGTATTAATGGCCGCCTTGCTCATCACACCTGGAGCAGCGGCTAGATTTTGGACCAATAAGCTAGGCCCACTGCTTATCTTGGCTGGTACATTTTCGGCTATCTCGGGTATCATTGGCACCTACATTTCCTTTGTGATCCCCCAGATGCCCACCGGCCCATGGGTGGTCGTCAGCCTATCCCTTCTCGCATTGATTTCTTTTCTTTTGGCTCCCAAAACCGGAGTGCTTTCCAGATACCTAGCCCGGAGAAAATATTTAAAATCCACCTTGCGGGATCATCTGCTGAAGTTTATTTTTCATGCCCAGGAAGAAGGTAAAGGAGATTTGACCATAGAAGAAATCTATGGCTCCTTTTCGCATAAAAAGCAGGAAACCAGACGTGCTATTAATAATTTAAAACATAGTGGTCTAGTAACTATGAATCAGAATATTATAAATTTCACTTCAGCAGGTAAATCAGAGGCAAAGCGAATAGTCAGGCTACACCGACTCTGGGAACTTTACCTCAACGAGTACATGAATATCGCTCCAGATCACGTCCACGATTCCGCCGAAAAACTAGAGCATATACTGACTCCGGAATTGGAGGAATTGCTGGAAAGCAGATTGAATTATCCTAAACTTGACCCTCACCAAGAGGCCATTCCCCGCGACAACGATGAGCTTTGACCAAAATGCCTTTCTGATCATATTCACCGCATCTCTCATTTCCATTTCGTGCGGATTGCTAGGTGTATTTATGATGCTGCGCAAAATGTCCATGACCGGAGACGCCATTAGCCATGCTGTGCTACCCGGGATTGTCATCGGTTTTTTTGTATCCGGCAGTCAAAGAGGCCTGGAAGTGATTATAGGAGCAGGAATACTCGGTATCATCGCGACCTTGATTATCAATTGGCTAAAGACAAAAGCAAAAGTTCAACTGGATGCATCCATAGGAATCACCTTTACCCTACTCTTTGCGATAGGAATAATCTTGATCAATCTTCTTGCTTACAAGGTAGATCTGGATCAGGAATGTGTGCTATATGGAGAAATCGCATATCTTCCTATAGATCTCTGGATCACCGATGCAGGCTTTAGCATGGGGCCCAGAATCACCTATTTAGCTATTCTCAATTTACTTTTAGTAAGTACCTTTATATTTCTGTTATACAAAGAGTTAAAGCTAACAAGTTTCGATGAAAGTTTTGGAATGGTGATAGGTCTTCCGGCTGGGGCGATTAACTTAGCTTTGATGAGTATGGTATCCTATACCACAGTAAGTAGCTTCGAAGCTGTAGGCGCCATTTTGGTGGTCGCGCTATTGGTGGTACCTCCTGCTACTGCCTTTCTCTGGACCAAAAAATTAATACCCTTAATCAAACTTACCTGTGGATTGGGTATTTTTATCTCCATTACAGGATATTATTTGGCATATTTGGTGGATAGTTCTATCGCTGGTATGATGGTTACGGTGGGCGGCCTACTCTTTCTTGGCAGTGCATTTGTGCAATATGTATTGCCCAAGCTGGGAGTCGGAACTTCCCTCCCGGTGAATCCGTTGGAGAGATGAAAATTATGAGCATGAAAAAAATACTGATTCTGGGTCTTTTGCTGTGTACAGTGAACTTTGCGAAAGCACAGGAAAAAATCGAGTGGTTAAAGTTTGAAGAGGCGGTGGCTGCCACGGAAGCCAATCCAAAAATGCTATTGGTGGATGTGTACACGGACTGGTGTGGCTGGTGCAAAAAAATGGATAAGGAGACATTTACAGATCCAGCAGTTATCCAATATATCAACGAGCGTTTCTATGCGGTAAAAATGAATGCTGAGGATACCAAACGGACTTTTGACTTTAAAGGCAAGGAATATAGTGAAGCCCAAATGGCTGCAACTATGCGTGTGCGATCCTATCCAAACTTTGTCATTATAGATCCTACACTTAAAAACATCACCCAGCTTCCCGGCTACAGACAGCCTGCAGAGTTCCTTGATGGGCTAGGACAAATCATTGAAAATGGATTTGGCGCAAAATGAGTTTTTCTCTTTCTGAACAAAATGACACCATTATCGCGCTGGCTACACCTCAGGGTGTCGGAGCGATCGCAGTAATCAGGCTTTCCGGTAAGGATGCCATTACCCTCACAGATGAGGTTTTTTATGGTAAAAATCTCTCCAAACAGGATTCTCATACCATACATTTCGGGACGATCAGAGATGGGGAAAAGATCATCGATGAAGTGCTGGTGTCCCTTTTCATCGCTCCCAAATCGTTTACCAAAGAAAATGTAGTGGAAATCTCCACACATGGATCTTCCTATATTATCAATCAGGTTCTCAAGTTACTGATACGCAAAGGAGCTAGACCGGCTAAACCTGGAGAATTTACTCAGCGTGCATTCCTGAATGGGCAATTTGATCTGGCGCAAGCTGAAGCCGTTGCCGATTTGATTCATGCCGATTCCGAAACTTCCCATCAAGCTGCACTCAGCCAAATGCGAGGTGGATTTAGCTCTGAAATCCAAGAACTTAGGGGCAAGCTGATTCATTTCGCTTCAATGATAGAATTGGAGCTGGACTTCGGCGAGGAAGATGTGGAATTTGCCAGTAGAGAAGAATTACGTGCGCTTGTAGAGCGCTTACTTCGGGTAGTTGAAGAATTAATTTTGAGCTTTGATCTGGGAAATGTGATCAAAAATGGTGTGCCCACCGTGATCGCCGGAAAGCCAAATGCCGGAAAGTCCACCTTACTCAATGCGCTACTTAATGAGGAAAAAGCTATAGTCTCTGAGATCGCCGGAACTACGCGGGATTTTATTGAGGATGAAATCAATATCGGAGGCGTAATCTTCCGCTTTATCGATACCGCAGGTTTGCGGGAAACAACAGATACCATCGAAGCCATTGGGGTAAGCAGAACCCAAGAGAAAATGAAGTCTGCTTCCTTGATTTTGTACCTCTTTGATCTGACCGATACAGATATGGTAGAGATCAATAGAGATGTAAACAAACTGGAAAATCAAGGTGTTCCTTTTCTTAAAGTAGCCAATAAGATTGACAAATCTAATTCACTATTAATTAACGAGTTAAAAGATAAACACCCTGATACTATTTTTATCTCTGCCGGGAATAAAGAGAATTTAGAAGGACTCAAAATCAAGATACTCGAACTGGTAAACCTGGATAAATTTAAGACTGGCAACACGGTGGTGACCAACGTACGACATTACGATTCACTAGTCAAAACCCGTGAATCCTTATTGGATATTCTCGGTGGTTTAGACAACCAAGTAACCAATGACTTTGTGGCGATGGATATTCGTCGCTCCTTACATTTCTTGGGTGAAATCACAGGGGAAATTACCACGGACGATCTTTTGGAAAATATTTTTCGGAATTTTTGTATCGGTAAATAAATACACTTTTCTTTGATTTCCTTTAGTTTACTTTCTGCTCAATTTCAACATATTAGCACTTTTTTGCTTGACTTTATAATCTTTCATTTATACTTTAGTTCCAACTTGAGTACAACTTTAATACAAAAGGTTGTACAACCGTACAACCAAGGTGGTAAACTAAAGCATCATGAAAATTTCTTTGAAACAGAAGAAACTGAAAAACGGAAACTTGAGTCTATACCTCGAGTATTATAAAGGATCTACCACCAATGAACATGGTAAGCGCGTCCACTTGAGGGATTTTGAGTTTCTGAACATTTACTTGGAAAATCAACCCAAGTCTGCTGTTGAGAAAAAAGAGAATAAAGAAAAGCTTCGGCTGGCTGAAAACATCCTGGCTATTCGGCAATCAGAATACATCCAAGGAAAGTTTGACATCAAAAATCTCAGCAAGTCCAAAAGACCTTTTTTGGATTTTTATAAAGAGAAGATGGAAGAGAAATCCCATTCAGAAAAAAACTACGGGGTCTGGACTTCTGCCTATGTCCATTTAAAGGATTGCATCAGTCCAAATTTTCTTTTTGATGAAGTTGATGACCATTTTTTGAAAAGGGTTAGAAAGCATTTTGACGAGGTGGCTAGAACGAAAAGCAACCTCCCCCTCTCTTTAAATTCCAAATATTCTTATTTCAATAAATTCAAGGCATGCTTGAGAAGCGCATTTAACGAAGGCTATTTGAATATCAATTACGCTGAAAGGGCTAAATCGTTTGAACAAGCAGAAAGCCAACGAGAATACCTAACTTTTTCTGAGCTTCAAAGTTTAATTGACACTCCCTGCAAATATGAGGTATTAAAAAGGGCTTTTATTTTTTCATGCTTGACAGGCCTAAGATGGTCAGATATAAACTCCCTAACCTGGTCAGAAGTCAGAGACGAAGACGATGGTGTTTTCCGGGTCAACTTCCGTCAGCAAAAAACGGATGGAGTCGAATATTTGTACATTTCAAAGCAGGCAAGAGATTTACTCGGGGAACGGCATTCTCCTCGTGACAGAGTTTTTATTGGCTTGAAATATAGCGCAGTGTACAATAATGAAATTGTCCGATGGTGCAACCGAGCCGGGGTATTCAAACATATTACTTTTCACAGTGCCAGGCATACCAACGCTGTCTTACTTCTTGAAAATGGCGCAGATTTGTATACCGTCCAAAAAAGACTCGGACATAAGGAAATTCGAACCACATCTATTTATGCAAAGGTGGTTGACAAAAAAATGAAAGAATCAGCCCTCTTAATTCCTAAGCTCAATTTGGATTTGAAACTTTAAAAATGGAAAAATCAACCACCAAAATTTTTATTTCAACTTTATTAATATTGTTGCCTGTCATTTTTTATACTAGCATCACCCTATATCTCAATTTCACGCTTTTTGTTTGGATAACTGGAATCAGTATGGTTCTCATCCAATTATTTTATATATGGAAGTTAATTAGAAGATATTCAATATGGTATACCGATTACATGTTTGATGAAAAGATGGCCGGATTTCGAAAAAAAGTAGAAAAGCCCAGAATATTTTTTTATTCTATTTTCTGGCCATTGATGTGCGTAAGTACTTTCGTTGTTTGCGTTTCTAATCCAACAGGAACTCTTTGGAAAGATGTTTTGCTTTTTGCACCGTTCGTTTTCCTATTCATCGTTGGTGTTTTGATTCTAGATTTAACATGGAAGAAAAGATTTGAAAATCGGTATATACCTCTGGTAAAAAACACCTTAAATAAAAGCCAAAAGAAATTTAGAACACATTATACATCAGGGCAGTTAGAAAAAATTTTTGATGGATTATTGGAATATGGATTTATCGAATATTTAGACCTTGAGAAACAAAAATCTCATAGAGAGCAATTTGTCGTTTGTTTTGGAAAGGGTACAACTCCATCTACCCCATTATTTGACTTAAATATTCCTGTGATTGATGCGGTTTACTTTTTCGATGAACTAAACAATAAGATTGATGGGCTTTCATATCCTACATTGGCGAAAATTTTTCTCATAAATGGGAAAGCAATAAAACCCGGATCTCTTCGAAGCTCAAAAAGCATTTCAAAAAACTCCAGAAGCAAGTCTGAAATTGAATATCAAATAGACGGTATTTTTTCAAAAATTCATTAACGAAACCCGCTAAAACATTGACAATAGTTAATTTTTATTGTCCTTTCAGGCCTCCTTTATTCTCCTTTGCTGGACAACATCAAAAAAACGCAGCAATGGAAAACGAACAAATCCTACACAAACTCAATCGCATTGAGAAATTTATGTTTGGCCTTAAGGATATCTTGAATCCTGAGGAACTTAGTGAGTATACAGGTTTCAAAGTATCCTACATCTACAAACTAGTAAGCCAATCCAAAATCCCTTATTCCAAGCCTAATAATGGCGCACTTTTCTTCGATCGCAAAAAGATTGATGATTGGCTATTGCAAAATCCAAGTAAATCGGAAGCAGAAATAAGAAAGGAAGCTTTGCAGTACACCAGAAAAAAATAAAGCGAACCCTTTCGAATTCGCTTTTAATAATGTGGAAAGAGTATCTCCGTCTGACAGCGTAAAGATACTGGTTCTGCATTCTTTTTCAAACTCTTAAAGCAGCTCCATGAAAAACAGAAATCCTTTCAAACGATTGGATGATGACTCCAATTCCCCCATGGTAAAGATGATCCGATACTTGCTAAGCAAATATGACTTTATCAACAACGTAGTAGTCTACGAAGTCTTTGCCAGTGAAAAAGAAAAAAACAACTACCTGCGGGTCAATCCCCATACCCTATTGATCGAGGCAAAATCAGCGGGACACAACACATCCCTTGCCGATATCAATTCCTTCTTGAGTAGTGACTTTATTCCGAAGGTAAATCCCTTGGAAGTCTATTTTGAGCACCACAAACAGCACTGGAATCAAGAAAAACATGGTGATTACATAGACCACATCACCAACTATATCCAAGTGCTGGATCAGGAAAGGTTCCAAGTCCAGTTCAAGAAATGGCTAGTCCGTTGCATCGCTTGTAGTCTAGACGACCAATACTTCAACAAGCAGGCCTTGATTTTAGTCCAGGACAAACAAAACAGCGGAAAGTCGACCCTGACAAGATTTCTTACCCCTCCAGATCTCAGCGAATACCAGACCGAAAACATCTCTATTGATAAAGACAGTTTGATTGCGCTATGTCAAAACTTCCTGATAATCCAGGATGAATTGTCAACACTCAACAAACAGGAAATCAATGCTCAAAAAAGCTTGATGAGTCGCTCTTATATCAAAGTCCGACATCCCTATGATAGAAAGCCTACCATGGAACCCCGTAGAGCATCCATTATTGGTTCTACCAACAAGGCGGAAATTCTAACAGACGATACAGGGAGTGTCCGTTGGCTTTGCTTTACCCTGATTGGAATCAACTGGAAGTACAAACAAGAGATTGATATCAACCGAGTCTGGTCTCAGGCATATAGCCTTTACAAAAGCGGTTTTGAATACAATATGACTGCCGAGGAGATCACGGAAAACGAACTGGCCAATAACCAGTTCAGCACAATCACCATGGAGTTTGAGCTAATCCAGAAACACTTTGAGCCAGGAAATAAGAAGGACGAATTCATGA
This genomic window from Algoriphagus sp. TR-M9 contains:
- a CDS encoding helix-turn-helix transcriptional regulator; this translates as MTIVNFYCPFRPPLFSFAGQHQKNAAMENEQILHKLNRIEKFMFGLKDILNPEELSEYTGFKVSYIYKLVSQSKIPYSKPNNGALFFDRKKIDDWLLQNPSKSEAEIRKEALQYTRKK
- a CDS encoding VapE domain-containing protein, whose product is MKNRNPFKRLDDDSNSPMVKMIRYLLSKYDFINNVVVYEVFASEKEKNNYLRVNPHTLLIEAKSAGHNTSLADINSFLSSDFIPKVNPLEVYFEHHKQHWNQEKHGDYIDHITNYIQVLDQERFQVQFKKWLVRCIACSLDDQYFNKQALILVQDKQNSGKSTLTRFLTPPDLSEYQTENISIDKDSLIALCQNFLIIQDELSTLNKQEINAQKSLMSRSYIKVRHPYDRKPTMEPRRASIIGSTNKAEILTDDTGSVRWLCFTLIGINWKYKQEIDINRVWSQAYSLYKSGFEYNMTAEEITENELANNQFSTITMEFELIQKHFEPGNKKDEFMTPSDIIQYLNKAEGSLLKISREEIGKALKRLGFERIAKRGYGDKSYPVKGYYIKTPNPLTTLLQ
- a CDS encoding tyrosine-type recombinase/integrase; protein product: MKISLKQKKLKNGNLSLYLEYYKGSTTNEHGKRVHLRDFEFLNIYLENQPKSAVEKKENKEKLRLAENILAIRQSEYIQGKFDIKNLSKSKRPFLDFYKEKMEEKSHSEKNYGVWTSAYVHLKDCISPNFLFDEVDDHFLKRVRKHFDEVARTKSNLPLSLNSKYSYFNKFKACLRSAFNEGYLNINYAERAKSFEQAESQREYLTFSELQSLIDTPCKYEVLKRAFIFSCLTGLRWSDINSLTWSEVRDEDDGVFRVNFRQQKTDGVEYLYISKQARDLLGERHSPRDRVFIGLKYSAVYNNEIVRWCNRAGVFKHITFHSARHTNAVLLLENGADLYTVQKRLGHKEIRTTSIYAKVVDKKMKESALLIPKLNLDLKL
- the mnmE gene encoding tRNA uridine-5-carboxymethylaminomethyl(34) synthesis GTPase MnmE, with the translated sequence MSFSLSEQNDTIIALATPQGVGAIAVIRLSGKDAITLTDEVFYGKNLSKQDSHTIHFGTIRDGEKIIDEVLVSLFIAPKSFTKENVVEISTHGSSYIINQVLKLLIRKGARPAKPGEFTQRAFLNGQFDLAQAEAVADLIHADSETSHQAALSQMRGGFSSEIQELRGKLIHFASMIELELDFGEEDVEFASREELRALVERLLRVVEELILSFDLGNVIKNGVPTVIAGKPNAGKSTLLNALLNEEKAIVSEIAGTTRDFIEDEINIGGVIFRFIDTAGLRETTDTIEAIGVSRTQEKMKSASLILYLFDLTDTDMVEINRDVNKLENQGVPFLKVANKIDKSNSLLINELKDKHPDTIFISAGNKENLEGLKIKILELVNLDKFKTGNTVVTNVRHYDSLVKTRESLLDILGGLDNQVTNDFVAMDIRRSLHFLGEITGEITTDDLLENIFRNFCIGK
- a CDS encoding metal ABC transporter permease produces the protein MSDFAYFFTFQDSSIAFVVIGITLLGIGSAYVGTYSFLDKKALLGDAISHAVLPGICLGFMLAGEKNPLYIVTGAFLSGALATFLTSWLKSKTRLSDDAIIASILSIFFGFGVVLLTVIQKSGNPEMAGLNQFIFGNAIAILEEDLYLYGGLAILIIITLSLFRKEFNMLVFNPDFGSALGYPMTSIRLVFNVLMILSVVIGIQAIGVVLMAALLITPGAAARFWTNKLGPLLILAGTFSAISGIIGTYISFVIPQMPTGPWVVVSLSLLALISFLLAPKTGVLSRYLARRKYLKSTLRDHLLKFIFHAQEEGKGDLTIEEIYGSFSHKKQETRRAINNLKHSGLVTMNQNIINFTSAGKSEAKRIVRLHRLWELYLNEYMNIAPDHVHDSAEKLEHILTPELEELLESRLNYPKLDPHQEAIPRDNDEL
- a CDS encoding thioredoxin family protein — protein: MKKILILGLLLCTVNFAKAQEKIEWLKFEEAVAATEANPKMLLVDVYTDWCGWCKKMDKETFTDPAVIQYINERFYAVKMNAEDTKRTFDFKGKEYSEAQMAATMRVRSYPNFVIIDPTLKNITQLPGYRQPAEFLDGLGQIIENGFGAK
- a CDS encoding metal ABC transporter permease, which translates into the protein MSFDQNAFLIIFTASLISISCGLLGVFMMLRKMSMTGDAISHAVLPGIVIGFFVSGSQRGLEVIIGAGILGIIATLIINWLKTKAKVQLDASIGITFTLLFAIGIILINLLAYKVDLDQECVLYGEIAYLPIDLWITDAGFSMGPRITYLAILNLLLVSTFIFLLYKELKLTSFDESFGMVIGLPAGAINLALMSMVSYTTVSSFEAVGAILVVALLVVPPATAFLWTKKLIPLIKLTCGLGIFISITGYYLAYLVDSSIAGMMVTVGGLLFLGSAFVQYVLPKLGVGTSLPVNPLER